The Pyricularia oryzae 70-15 chromosome 5, whole genome shotgun sequence genome includes a region encoding these proteins:
- a CDS encoding glutamate 5-kinase, protein MKAPKSLGTVVIKLGTSSIVDETTKKPLLSILTLIVETAVKLREDGHKVVIVSSGAIGVGLRRMDIAVRPKKHMSKLQALAAIGQCRLMSLWDSLFTQLRQPIAQILLTRNDIADRSRYLNAQNTVMELLDMGVIPIVNENDTLAVSEIKFGDNDTLSAITAAMVHAEMLFLMTDVDCLYDKNPRAHPDAKAIEVVEDIGALSADVSSAGSSLGTGGMFTKIVAARLATSAGVTTIIARASNPGNILNIVKWIEANPAATSSRISVNDHTDSFMPRNESGIQPPLHTRFLPSTDPIRDRSFWILHGLKPHGTVYIDQGAYQALLDKAGLLPVGVVDVEGHFAQQEAVRIVVVEKKLSTPTPDGKYWEGSTNEVGRALVNYSSAEIARIKGHQSTDIKDLLGYADSEYVVHRAQISFFRRESRPVSPTMEMEPITRGIGSYEVTH, encoded by the exons ATGAAGGCTCCGAAATCATTGGGCACTGTGGTGATCAAGCTAG GCACCAGCTCCATCGTCGATGAGACGACAAAAAAACCTCTCCTCTCCATCTTGACCCTAATTGTTGAGACGGCCGTCAAGTTAAGGGAAGATGGACACAAAGTCGTCATCGTCTCGTCGGGTGCCATCGGCGTTGGGCTTCGCCGTATGGACATAGCCGTAAGGCCCAAGAAGCACATGTCCAAGTTGCAG GCTTTGGCAGCAATAGGACAATGCCGCCTCATGAGTCTATGGGACAGTCTCTTCACACAATTGAGACAGCCAATCGCACAAATTCTTCTCACCAGGAATGATATTGCGGAC AGGTCCAGGTACCTAAATGCCCAGAATACAGTCATGGAGCTCCTTGACATGGGCGTTATCCCCATCGTAAACGAGAACGACACTCTCGCCGTCTCGGAAATCAAGTTTGGCGACAATGACACACTATCCGCTATTACTGCAGCTATGGTTCATGCAGAAATGCTATTCCTCATGACGGACGTAGATTGTCTATATGACAAGAATCCCCGAGCTCACCCAGATGCCAAGGCTATCGAGGTGGTAGAGGATATCGGAGCCTTATCTGCTGATG TGTCCTCTGCCGGATCGTCTTTGGGTACGGGTGGCATGTTTACCAAGATCGTGGCAGCAAGGCTTGCCACCTCTGCAGGAGTCACCACCATCATCGCCAGGGCGTCAAATCCGGGCAATATTCTCAACATTGTGAAATGGATTGAGGCAAACCCAGCTGCCACATCGTCCAGGATCAGTGTAAATGACCACACAGACTCTTTCATGCCCAGGAACGAATCAGGAATTCAGCCTCCATTACACACACGATTCCTTCCCTCAACAGACCCAATCAGGGACCGGTCATTCTGGATCCTTCACGGCCTCAAGCCACACGGCACAGTCTACATAGACCAAGGCGCGTACCAAGCACTGTTGGATAAGGCTGGCCTACTACCTGTGGGTGTAGTGGATGTCGAAGGACACTTTGCACAGCAGGAAGCCGTCCGGATCGTGGTGGTCGAGAAGAAACTCTCAACGCCAACCCCTGACGGAAAGTACTGGGAGGGTTCTACCAACGAGGTTGGCCGAGCTTTGGTGAACTACTCATCGGCCGAGATCGCCAGGATCAAGGGTCACCAAAGCACAGATATCAAGGATCTACTCGGCTACGCTGACAGCGAGTACGTCGTTCACCGAGCGCAGATCAGCTTCTTCA